The Geobacillus genomosp. 3 genome segment GGTTGACGGGCCGGGTCGTATAGTACTCATGCAGCTCGCGAAACGCCTCATTGTGCCGGATCAGCGGAATCACCGCCCGAAACAGCACCGATCGCAGCCGTTTCCGTCCCCGCTTCGAGATGTGCTTTTGCCCTTTGCGCTGGCCGGAGGAGTTCTCCTTGAGCGTCAGGCCCGCCAACTTCACCAATTGACGCGGGTCCCGATAGTGGGCAAAACTGCCGATCTCCGCCAGCAGATCGATGATCGTGGCATCTCCCAACCCGTCGACCGTTTTCAGCCATTGATACTCCATCGTTGTTTGAACCAATGCCTTCAACTCGGCGTCCAACGCTGCGATTTCGGCCTCGAACTGGCGGTATTGGCGGACGAGCGCGGCGATCTCAAACCGGGCCATCGTCGTCCCTTCCGTCACCCCAATCGAGCCCTTCGCGGCGTCGATCAACGCCTGAATTTTCGCTTTCTGCGGGCATTTCAGCCCTTCGCTTTGCCGGTACGCCTCCAGAAGCTCCTCGGCGGTCCGACCCGCCATATCGGCCGGAAGCGGCGTCCACTCCAGCACCGCCAGCGCTGTTTTCCCCAGGTCGCGAAACACGGTCCAAAACTCTGGAAAATACCGATCCGTCCAACGGATGATCGCGTTTTTCACCGCCGCCTGTTCCTTCCGGAGCTTCTCTTTGAGCGTGCTCCCGACGCGCAAATCCGCTTCGATCTCGTGCAGCAGCCGGGGGACGAGGAATCGCCCGTCTTTCGCCAGCCTGGCGATGACCAGGGCGTCTTTGGCGTCGTGTTTCGTCGGCAGGTTGTCATCGAGTTCTTTCGACCGGCACACATGCGCCGGGTTGACCATGACCAGCGGGATCCCGTTTTCCTCGAGGAAGTAGGCCAGGTTCAACCAGTAGTGCCCGGTCGGCTCCACAGCGACGATCACCTGTGACTTCCCGAACGCTTTCCTCCCCTCCTGAATCGCTTCATACAGCTGTTGAAACCCCTCTTTCGACTGGAAGATCGGGAACGACTTGCGAAGCACGCGCCCCCGGTCATCCACGAAGCAGGCGTAGTGGGTTCGTTTCGCGATATCGATGCCCACGACCAATGTGTGTTCCGTGACTTGATTGATTTTCTGATTTTGTGTACAATTCATCTGAAGTCCTCCTTGGCATGATGGTAGGTATTGTTTGGCACCCCTGCATCATACCAAGAGGGCTTTTTTTGATCAAGTCCCCGGAAAAGCTCCTAACGGGAATGCTCCTTTCTCATATGAATATGTTACAAAGGGCGGATTCCCGCTGACTTGTATAACGAGAACGATAAGCCTTTCTCTTTCTCTGGTTTCCCTAGCCGAGAAGGCCCGAGGGCAGATGCCTGCGCCTCAAAAACTTTTCTCGTTTGGAGGGGATCCGTTGGGCGGCCTGTTGTTGGGTCGCGGCGTAGCATAACTTTTTTAAGCAGGGGGACTGTGATGAAACGGGTAGGAAAGGACGATTTTGTTTCCGGATTTGTTCCGCACCACAATCATGGCTCAGTCGATTATACGTCCATCGAAGGCGGGCATGTCCATCAATGTTTGGATGTCACGTCGCCGCCGATTGTCACCGAGGATGGGAACCATATTCACTACGTCGAAGGCTATGTATTGTATGAAGATGGCCATACCCATTACTACCGTGCCTATTCGGGGCCGGCCATTCCGGTCGGGAACGGAATGCACGTCCATTATTACGACTTTTATACGTCTGAAGATGCCGGACACCGCCATCGCGTCACAGGAGTGGATCAACCGGCTCCTGGGACGCGGCGAACATTTAGGCGAAGCAGCTGTTGCCGCGGCTGTTTCGCTATTTTTATGGCATTGACTATCCGTTTTGCCCATACATTATGAAAAGAGAAGGAGACAAAACAAGGGGGAGAGAGCGTGCAATTTTACTACGGTCCACATATGCCGCTGCGTATTTTGGATGAAATTGAATTTTGGAAGCATCAAGAAGAGGAGCATACGGTCGTCATTCGCGAGCTTGTGGCCGGATTGGAAGCGCCATATGTGGAAGCGTTGAAAAAGTGGGAAGAGGCGCTTTCGGCCACGCATCAGCAAGCGGTCCGCTACATTGAATCCGTCATTCGCGCGGCCTATTATATTCCTGCTCAACTGCACCAACAAGTGCTGCATTTCGTCTCCTACTGTCTGCAGCAAAGCCTTCAGTTCATTGAATTGTGCCGGCAAGTGAAAACGAACAGTGCGGCGGTAGGGCAAAATCCAACCGCCAAAGTCGTGCTCGATCACATTATTCGTGAGTCGGAATACTTTATCGGCATCGCCCAACTGTTGCTGCAGGGGACCCACACCGCGCCGGCTGCGCCGCGAACCCATTCAGAAGGGGCATCACAAGATGGGCAGTAATCTTGGCGAATGAGGTGCTTTTCCTTATTCAGTACAAGCCGCAAGGAGGCAATGTCTGTGATTGTTACAACGACCAATACGATTGAAGGAAACGAAATTGAGGAGTATCTCGGCATTGTAGCGGGCGAAGTGATTTTAGGCGCCAACGTCATCCGCGATTTTCTTGCCAGCATCACCGATATCATCGGCGGCCGGAGCGGGACGTATGAAAGCAAACTGGCCGAAGGGCGGGAGATGGCGATTAAGGAGATGATCAATAAAGCGAGGAACTTGGGAGCCAATGCGGTTGTTGGCGTGGATCTCGATTTTGAAACATTGCGCGATGGGATGATGATGTGCATTGCGACGGGAACGGCGGTGAAGGTGAAATAGCGGCGGAAACCCCAACGGTGATGGCGTATCAAATGAAATCGCAAGGTTAGGCGGCGGACGATGCTCCCCGCTTTTTTGTTGGCTGAGAAACTGTTTGCGGGGCGAAAATCAGGCAGGCGGGGCTTTTGGCTTTTTGCCGGACAGCCGCCATGTGGGCCTAATCCGGTAAAAACAACTTGACAAGAACGAAGGGATGGGCATATGATGCACATATATGAACATATGCTCATATATTAGCAGATATAAGGTGGGGAATGCCATGAAAATAGAAGATCATCTGTTTTTAGAAGCGGAGACAGTCGATGAAGTGTCGCGTCTATTTAAGGCGCTGGCGGATCCGACCCGGATCAAAATGCTGTATTTGTTATCGCAGGAAGAGTGCCATGTCGGCCATATCGCTGAGATGCTCGGCATGACGCAGTCGGCCGTTTCCCATCAGCTGGCGCTGCTGCGGAATTTGCGGCTCGTCAAATATCGGCGCGAGGGGAAGACGTTGGTGTATTCCTGCGACGATGACCATGTCATTTCGCTATTAAGACAGGCGATTGACCATGCACAACATCAATGAGGGGGAGAAGATAGATGCATCACCATGCACACGGCCATTGCGGCCATCATCATGGTCATCATCATGATGGAAGAGGGGGAAATCAAAAGGGGCTGGCGATCGCCTTTGGCATTACGGTCGGAATTATGGTTCTGGAGTTTATCGGCGGCCTTGTGACGAACAGTCTCGCCCTTCTTTCCGATTCCGGCCATATGCTTAGCGACGCTGCTTCGCTTTTTTTGAGCTTAGTGGCGGCGTGGTTTGCGGCGAGGCCTCCATCGCCGAAGAGAACGTATGGGTTTTATCGCCTGGAAATTTTAGCGGCGCTCCTAAACGGCGTCACATTGGTCGTGATGGCCGGCTGGATTGTCTGGGAGGCGATCGAGCGGTTCTCGCACCCGCCCGCGGTGGCGAGCGGTTCGATGATGTTGATTGCCGCTATCGGGCTGTTGGCCAACGCGGCAAGCGCCTGGATGCTCGTGCGCAAAGGAAATGTGAACGACAACGTCAACGTCCGCAGCGCCTATCTTCATGTGCTCGGCGATGCGCTGGGCTCGGTCGGCGCGATCGCGGCCGGACTTGTGATGTGGCTGTTCGGCTGGTATGCGGCTGACCCGCTCGTTTCCGTATTCGTTGCCGTCTTGATTTTAAAAGGAGCGTTCGCCGTCATTAAGCAGACGGTGCATATTTTGATGGAAGGGACGCCTGCTGCCATTGATCAAACGGAAGTGAAAGCGGCGTTGGCGGCGATTGACGGGGTCATTGATGTCCACGATTTGCACATTTGGACGATTACGTCAGGCTTGGACTCATTAAGCTGCCATCTGCTGATCGAAGACGGCCGCGATGCCCAGGCGATTTTGCAGCGGGCGATTGATGTGGTGGAGACCCATTTTCATATTCGTCATGCGACGATTCAAATTGAGATGCCGCATATTCGCCACACGGAGATGGACGTGTAGCGCGGGGGCTTGACGACGGCCCCCGCGCTATTCATGTGCGCTTGCCCATGTTGTTTGCAATGTTTTTAGGAAAATATGCATATTTTGCTTGTTTTCCATAATCGGAGAATAAATATAGGAAAGCATCCGGTGAAACGGCGGATGTGTTAAGCGAATCGCCGACAGGTGGCCGTGCTCGATGTCACGGGCGACGACGCTGCGCGACAACAACGACAGGGCGTTGCCGTTGATCAACGTTTCTTTAATGCCTTGGTTGCTGCTGATGATCATAAGCGATTTTACCTTCAGCCCGTTCGAGCGGACGAAATGGTTGAAATATTCCCTTGTTCCGGATCCGACTTCGCGTGCCACCCATGCTTTGTTTTGCAGCTCGGCGATGGCCACCTCGTCTTTTTGTGCCAGCTCATGGCGGCTAGAGGCGACGATGACGAGCTCGTCTTGCATAAACGGGTGGACGGACAGCTCTTTTTCGTTCGTTTGTCCTTCGATTAAGCCGATATCGACTTGGTATGATTTGACGAGTTCGACGATTTCTTTCGTATTGCCGATCATGACTTCCAGCTCGAGCTCAGGGTAGCGTTGCTGGAAATCGAGCAAAAACGGCGGCAAAATATACTCCCCGATTGTAAAACTGGCGCCGATTTTCAACTCGCCTTTCACCGAGTGGTGATGCTCCAAAATGTCTTGTTTCGTTTGTTCATAGAGTGCAATCATTTGTTTGGCGCGGTCGTACAACAGCTCGCCCGTCGGTGTCATGCGCAGTCGTTTCGGGGAGCGGATGAACAGTTTCGTCTGAAACTCTTTCTCTAAATTTTTAATGTGCAAGCTGACGCTTGGCTGGGACAAATGGAGAATTTCCGCCGTTTTTGTGAAGTTTTTCACTTCTGCTAACGTAATGAACGTCTTCAACTCGTCGTAATACATTGGCCAACCCCTCGCATGCAATCCGACTGTTTTGTTGCGGATCGTTATTAGTGATATTAATAGTTTTGATAATTTATATTTATTTTACTAATGTTTTGTTTTGCGGTAAAGTGTAAATATGATATGATATTTAAAGTCTACTTGTTTTATAGGAATAATGGAATTTAGGGGCAGGCGCCTGATTGGGCAAGGTGCGGCGCTGTTGTTCCGTTTATTTTAGATCAAGGGGTGGACACCGTTGCAGCTGCAAGTAACCAACAGTCCGTTTAGCCAGGAGCAGATTGAGCTCCTGAACCGTTTGTTGCCGACGTTGACGCCAGCACAAAAGTTTTGGCTGAGCGGGTATTTGGCCGCTGCCGAGTCGGCAGTTGCTGTGCTTGACGTCGAAGCGCCCGCACTGCTTGTCGGGGGCGGGAAGCCGGTCTCAAAAGAAGTGACAGTTCTATACGGCTCACAGACCGGCAATGCGCAAAAGCTGGCGGAAAAAGCCGGTAAAGCGCTGAAAGAGCGCGGTTTCGAGGCAAAAGTGTCGTCAATGCTTGACTTTAAGCCGAATGAATTGAAGAAAGTCGAGACGCTGCTCATCGTCGTGAGCACACACGGAGAAGGCGATCCGCCGGATAATGCCGTGTCGTTTTACGAGTTTCTCCATAGCAAGCGGGCGCCGAAGCTAAATCATTTGCGCTTTTCCGTCTTGGCGCTTGGCGATACGTCATATGAACAATTTTGCCAGACAGGAAAAGATTTTGACAAGCGGCTCGAGGAACTCGGGGGAGAGCGGTTTTATCCGCGCGTCGACTGTGACGTCGACTACGAGGAAGCGGCGGCGAAATGGCTTGACGGCGTGCTTGGCGAGCTGAGCAAAGGAGCCAATGCCGAGGCCGCGCCAGTGTCGTCGGCTGCTGTAGCCGTGCCGAAAGCTGAACCGGCGGTCGTCTATTCGCGGAAAAACCCGTTCCCGGCCGAAGTGCTTGAAAACATCAACTTAAACGGCCGCGGATCGAACAAGGAAACGCGCCATCTCGAATTGTCGCTCGAGGGATCGGGATTGAAATACGAGCCGGGCGACGCGCTTGGCATCTTCCCGAAAAACGATCCGGAGCTTGTCGATCTCATCGTTCAGGAAATGAAATGGAATCCGGAAGAAACGGTGACGATCGACAAAGACGGAGAAGTGCGGTCGCTGCGCGAGGCGCTTACGTCGCACTTTGAAATCACGGTCTTGACGAAAGCGCTGCTGCAAAAGCTTGCGCCGTTATCGAAAAACAGCGAACTTCAAACGCTTGTGGCACCAGGCAATGAGACGAAGCTGAAAGAATACGCCAAAGGCCGCGACTTATTGGATGCGTTCCGCGACTTCGGCCCATGGGACGCGGCGCCGCAACAAGTCATCTCGATTTTGCGCAAAATGCCGCCGCGCCTGTACTCAATCGCAAGCAGTCTGGCAGCTTATCCGGATGAAGTGCATTTGACGATCGGCGCGGTTCGCTATGAATCATACGGGCGCCAGCGTAAAGGGGTGTGCTCGACGTTTTGCGCCGAACGCATTCAAATTGGCGACACACTGCCGGTCTTTATCCAGCCAAACGCCAACTTCAAACTGCCGAAAGACCCAGATACGCCGATCATCATGATCGGGCCGGGCACCGGGGTCGCGCCGTTCCGTGCCTTTATGCAGGAACGCGAAGCGACGGGCGCGAACGGAAAATCGTGGCTCTTCTTTGGCGATCAGCATTTTGTGACCGACTTCCTCTATCAAACGGAATGGCAGGCGTGGCTGAAGAGCGGCGTGTTGACCAGAATGGATGTCGCCTTCTCGCGTGACACGGAAAGAAAAATATACGTCCAACACCGGATGCTCGAGCGAAGCAAAGAGCTGTTTGGCTGGCTTGAGGATGGCGCCGTTGTCTACGTATGTGGCGACAAACAACACATGGCGCGCGACGTCCATCAAACGTTGATCGAGATTATCGAAAAAGAAGGCGGAATGAGCCGCGAACAAGCCGAAGCATACGTCACTGAGATGCAAAAACAAAAACGGTACCAACGCGATGTATATTAAACCTCATGGAAAGGGAGTGGGCCAAACATGGCGAAAGTCATCTTAACCGCGCCGGACGGGCCGCCTAGCGATGTCGAGCGCATTAAACGGGAAAGCCGTTATTTGCGCGGTACGCTCGCGGAAACGATGGAAGATCCAATCAGCGCCGGCATTCCGGGCGATGACAACCGGCTGATGAAGTTCCATGGCAGCTACTTGCAAGACGACCGGGATGTCCGCACCGAGCGGCAAAAACAAAAACTCGAACCCGCATACCAATTTATGGTTCGCGTTCGCACGCCGGGCGGGGTGGCGACGCCTGAGCAATGGCTCGTCATGGACGAGATCGCCCGCAAGTATGCGAACGGCACATTGAAGCTGACGACGCGTCAAGCGTTTCAACTGCATGGCATCTTAAAATGGAACATGAAAAAGACGATGCAAGCCATTAACCATGCGCTCATGACGACGCTTGCGGCGTGCGGCGACGTGAACCGGAATGTCATGTGCAACCCGAATCCGTATCAGTCGGAAGTGCATGCGGAAGTGTACGAATGGGCAAAACTGTTGAGCGATCATTTGTTGCCGCGCACCCGGGCGTACTACGAAATTTGGTTGGATGACGAAAAAGTGGCGGGCACACCGCCGGTTGACGGTGAAGAAGAACCGATTTACGGTCCGACGTATTTGCCGCGGAAGTTTAAAATCGGCATCGCCGTCCCGCCGTCCAACGACGTTGATGTCTTTTCACAAGACATCGGCTTGATTGCCATCGTGGAAGATGGCAGGCTCGCCGGGTTTAACGTCGCCATCGGCGGAGGCATGGGAATGACCCATGGCGATAAAACGACGTATCCGCAGCTCGCCAAAGTGATCGGCTTCTGCCGGCCGGATCAAGTCGTCGAGGTGGCGGAGAAAATCATGACCGTTCAGCGCGACTACGGAAACCGTTCGTCGCGTAAAAACGCCCGCTTCAAATACACAATTGACCGGCTTGGCTTGGAAACAGTGAAAGAAGAGATTGAACGCCGCCTCGGCTGGAAGCTCGGCGAAGCGCGCCCATACCATTTCGAGCATAACGGTGACCGCTACGGATGGGTCGAGGGCGTCAATGGGACGTGGCATTTTACGCTTTATGTGGAAGGCGGCCGCGTCAAAGATTACGATGATTACAAACTGATGACGGGCTTGCGGGAGATCGCCAAAGTTCATACGGGCGATTTCCGGCTGACGCCAAACCAAAACTTAGTGATTGCGAACGTCACGAGCGAGAAAAAGAAAGAAATCGAAGCGTTGATTGCCGAATACGGCCTAACCGACGGCAAACGGTACACTGCCTTGCGCCGCAACGCGCTCGCCTGTGTCGCCTTGCCGACGTGCGGTTTGGCGATGGCGGAAGCGGAACGGTACTTGCCGACATTGCTTGATAAAATCGAGGAAATTGTTGAGGAAAACGGTTTGCGCGACGAGGAAATCACGATCCGCATGACGGGCTGTCCGAACGGCTGCGCCCGCCATGTGCTCGCCGAGATCGCCTTCGTCGGCAAAGCGGTCGGCAAATACAACATGTACCTTGGCGCCGCATTCAATGGCACGCGCCTTGGCAAACTGTACCGCGAAAACATCGGCGAAGATGAAATTTTGCGCGAACTGCGCGTCCTTTTGTCCCGCTATGCCAAAGAGCGTCTTGACGGCGAACACTTCGGCGACTTCGTCATCCGCGCCGGCATCGTCAAAGAAGTGACGGATGGGACGAATTTCCACGATTAAGGCGATGCGGATCTATCCCAACCGGTCTCTCCATGTTGAGGGGAGGCCGGTTTTTGTTGTTATTTTAATAATGTATCCAAAAAGGGATTGAAGAAGGAGCAGCGCTGCTTTACGGCGGCCAGCGTTTGACAGACGGAGAAAGGGCGAAAGGGTTGTATGTGCAGCCGACGATCTTTGAACACGTATCGCCCGACATGACGATCGCCCGCGAAGAAATTTTTGGCCCTGTGCTCGCATTGATCCAAGTCGATACGTTCGAGGAAGCGATCACGCTGGCCAATGACACGCCATTTGGGTTGAGCGCCTCGATTTTCACGCAAAATATCGGAAAGATGCTCGCGTTTATTCAAGACATCGAAGCCGGGCTTGTCCGCATTAATGAAGAAAGCGCAGGGGTTGAACTGCAAGCGCCGTTTGGCGGGATGAAGCAGTCCAGCTCCCACTCGCGGGAACAAGGACGGGCGGCCATCGAATTTTTCACCGCTTTGAAGACTGTATTGGTGAAAGGGTAAGAGACGAACGAAAGCGCTCTGCCGCTTTGGCAGGGCGCTTTTTGGTTTGCAGGGGGCGGCGATTGTCAGTGCGTGAGCGGTTCGCTTACAATAAAAGAAGAATAGGCCTGTGTGCGGGAGGGGAAGGGGAATGAGCCGGCCGAATGAACAACACTGCTATACGTTAAGCGAATTTTTTTCGTTGGCAGGGGACGAGCGGATGGAGCTGTACGAAGGAACGATTGTGTTGATGTCTCCGGCTCCTTATGAACATGAAGGTGTAGTGGCCAATTTGATCGCCGAGTTTCGCATGGCGTTAAAAGGAACTCCTTGTCTTGTGTTCGGCAGCAACCTCCAAGTCGTCTTTTTGTTTGAAGACGAACAAAAAGGAAAGCAAAACGTGACGGTGTTGCCGGATCTATCCGTTATTTGCGACCGAACGAAACTGCGTCAAGGGCGGTGCTACGGCGCTCCCGATCTGGTGGTGGAAGTGTTGTCGCCAAGCACCGCCCGCAATGACCGGCTGCTTAAGCGCCATTATTATGAAAAAGCGGGAGTCCGTGAGTATTGGCTTGTCGATTACCAGCATAAGATGATGGAAAAGTACGGATTGCATCTAAAAGGATTTGATCTTGAGGATGTATATGACATTTCGAATCCATCCGCAGCCTCAACGCTGTTTTCCAAAGTGAAGTTTTTAGTGAACGATGCGTTTTCCTTTTTGTTGTAAATACGACAACGCCACGCAACGCCGCGTGGCCTTTTTAACCTTCTATTTCTAAACATAGATGTACCGAACGGAGGAGAGGATCGGTTGTGGCTCATTGGAAATAAGGGGAAACAGATGAAAAAATGCGAAAATCAGTTGACAATGATAATTCTTATCAATTAAAATATGTTTGTGAAAATGATAATCTTTCTCTTTTTGAAGATAGATGAATTAAACTGAAACATTCAATGGGTTTGTCGTATCATGTTAGAAATTAGTTTTTATGAAAGAAGAATCAATACTAATAAATGGTGTATAGCCAAAACTAGTTCTTTCGCTTCAACATGTGATGTTTTTGGAGCGTTGTACAGAATGAAATGACAGGATGAGAGACGATGAAAAAATGGATCTTGTTGCTTGTCGTATTGTCGCTGGCATCGTTGTTTGTCGGCGTGCATCATTTATCGCCGCTGGCGTTGCTTGAAGGCGACAACGAGGCATGGGAAATTTTTTGGATCAGCCGTTTGCCCCGGCTTGTGAGCATTCTCATCGCGGGATCAAGCGTCAGCATCTGCGGCTTGATTATGCAACAACTAAGTCAAAACAAATTTGTGTCGCCGACAACCGCGGGAACGATGGATTGGGCGCGGCTTGGCCTGTTAGTGGCGATGATTGTATTCGCTTCTGCCGGCCCGCTTGTGAAGGCAGCGTTGGCTGTTGTTTTTGCGTTCATCGGCACGTTGCTGTTTATGACTATTTTGGATCGTGTGAAGTATAAAGATTCCGTGTTTATCCCGTTGATCGGGCTGATGGTTGGCAACATTATCGGCTCGGTGACCACGTTTTTGGCGTACAAATATGATTTGATTCAATCCGTGTCCGCGTGGCTGCATGGCGATTTTTCCGTTATGATGCAAGGACGTTATGAAATGTTGTATGTGAGCGTCCCGCTCATGGCGCTCGCGTATTTGTACGCCAACCGATTCACGATCGCTGGCATGGGAGAGGAGATGGCGACAAACCTAGGGCTTCGCTATCGTTCTATCGTGTATATCGGGCTTCTCATTGTCGCGGTCGTTTCAGCGGTGGAAGTGTTAACCGTTGGAACGTTGCCGTTTTTAGGGCTGATCGTTCCGAATATTGTCACGATTTATTACGGAGATCATTTGCGCAAAGTATTGCCATTGACGGCCGTGTTTGGCGCATTGTTTGTCTTGCTTTGCGACGTGTTCGGCCGTGTGGTCATTTATCCGTATGAAATTCCTATCGGTTTGACGGTTGGGGTGATCGGAAGCGGTGTTTTTCTATATTTGCTTGTAAGGAGAACGAAGCAGTATGTCTAAGCAGATGAAATTGACGATGCTTATCGTGTTGGCTCTCGTGTTGATCGCGCTGTTTATGTTCACCCAATTGCGGGGAGACCCCGCGTATGTGTTGCGTTCACGGGGGGAGAAAGTGATTGCGATGGTGCTTGTCGGCTGGGCAGGAGCGATGTCGACCGTCATCTTTCAGACGATGACGAACAATCGTATTTTAACGCCGAGCATCATCGGGTTTGATTCGGTATATATGCTGATTCAAACGGCGGTCGTATTTTTATTCGGATCAATGACGTTGATTATGATGAATGATACTATGCACTTTCTCCTTTCCGCCGGCAGCATGATCGGATTTTCTCTTCTGCTTTATTCGTTTTTATTTCGCCGAGAAGGGCAAAACTTATATTTTATCTTGCTTGTTGGGATGATTTTAGGTGCATTTTTCCAGAGTTTGACATCATTCATGCAATATTTGATTGATCCGAATGAGTTTTCCATCATTCAAGACCGGATGTTTGCGAGCGTCAACAATATGAAGACAGAGCTCCTTTGGCCGACAGGAGCGGTCATTGTGGCAGCGACATGGTACATATACAGCCATCTCCATGAACTTGATGTGTTGTCCCTTGGCAAAGACCATGCGATTAACTTAGGCATCCATTATGAGAAAGTGGTAAGACGGTTGCTTATGGTGGTGGCGGTATTGGTTGCGGTATCCACGGCGCTAGTGGGACCGATCATGTTTTTTGGTTTGATCGTCGCCAATGTGGCGTATACCTTTTTTCAAACGTATGAGCACCGATATTTGCTTACAGGTGCGGCGTTGTTTGGTGTTGTTGCGTTGGTTGGTGGCCAGTGGATGGTGGAACGGGTATTCACCTTTTCGACGACCTTGTCTGTCATCGTCAACATGATCGGAGGCATGTACTTTCTATACCTTTTATTAAAGGAGCGAAAAGCATGGTAGAGGTAAAACAGCTGTCAAAACGATATGGGGGAAAAACGGTAGTGGATCAAGTGTCGCTTTCCATTCCTCCGCGCAAACTGACGTCGCTCATCGGTCCGAACGGGGCGGGAAAAAGTACATTGCTTTCCATGATGAGCCGCCTGATTCCGAAAGACAGCGGGGAAGTGCGAATTGAAGGAAAGGAAATCAGTCAATATCGGACAGAAGAGCTGGCGAAAAAGATTTCTATTTTAAAACAGACGAATCATATCTCGGCGCGTTTAACGGTAAAAGAGTTGGTGTCGTTTGGCCGTTTTCCTTATTCGCGCGGTCGTTTGACGCGCCAAGACAAGGACTATGTGCGCGAGGCCATCCGTTATATGGAACTTGATGATTTGCAGGATCGTTATATTGACGAGTTAAGCGGCGGACAGCGGCAGCGAGCGTATATTGCCATGGTGCTCGCTCAAGACACAGATTACATTTTTTTAGATGAGCCGTTGAACAATTTAGACATGAAGCATTCTGTACAGATGATGAAAGTGTTGAGAAATCTCGTTGATCAGCTTGGAAAAACGGTCGTCACCGTCATGCATGACATTAATTTTGCCTCTTGCTATTCCGATTACATCGTGGCTTTAAAAAATGGGCGAGTCATGTGTGAGGGGACGGTGTCAGATATTATGAACCGGCAAGTATTGCGCGGGGTGTACGATCTTGACGTGCGCATTCAAACGGTGGAAAACAAGCGAATTTGCGTCTATTTTTAATCCGTTTGGTTGACCCTGCTTTGATGCTGCCGCGACAAAGTTGGGCGCCCATTGTCCGGCGGTGGGAAAAGCGGTCGACATAGAGCAATAAAATAAAAAAGGGGGATATATATCGTGGTAGCGAAACGTTGGTTGTCCATCGCAGCGACGTTGCTTCTTCTCATCTTAGCTGCTTGCGGCAACAGCAGCAATGCAAGCAAAGAAAGTGAAGGCAATCGCTCGACAGGGAATACGGAGAAAACGGCGAGTGCTGAAGAAATTACCGTGACGCATGAGCTAGGTGAGACAAAAGTTAAGAAGAATCCGGAAAAAGTCGTTGTCTTTGATTTTGGCGTTCTTGATACACTCGATCGCCTTGGGGTGGACGTCACAGCA includes the following:
- a CDS encoding iron chelate uptake ABC transporter family permease subunit; the encoded protein is MSKQMKLTMLIVLALVLIALFMFTQLRGDPAYVLRSRGEKVIAMVLVGWAGAMSTVIFQTMTNNRILTPSIIGFDSVYMLIQTAVVFLFGSMTLIMMNDTMHFLLSAGSMIGFSLLLYSFLFRREGQNLYFILLVGMILGAFFQSLTSFMQYLIDPNEFSIIQDRMFASVNNMKTELLWPTGAVIVAATWYIYSHLHELDVLSLGKDHAINLGIHYEKVVRRLLMVVAVLVAVSTALVGPIMFFGLIVANVAYTFFQTYEHRYLLTGAALFGVVALVGGQWMVERVFTFSTTLSVIVNMIGGMYFLYLLLKERKAW
- a CDS encoding ABC transporter permease — its product is MKKWILLLVVLSLASLFVGVHHLSPLALLEGDNEAWEIFWISRLPRLVSILIAGSSVSICGLIMQQLSQNKFVSPTTAGTMDWARLGLLVAMIVFASAGPLVKAALAVVFAFIGTLLFMTILDRVKYKDSVFIPLIGLMVGNIIGSVTTFLAYKYDLIQSVSAWLHGDFSVMMQGRYEMLYVSVPLMALAYLYANRFTIAGMGEEMATNLGLRYRSIVYIGLLIVAVVSAVEVLTVGTLPFLGLIVPNIVTIYYGDHLRKVLPLTAVFGALFVLLCDVFGRVVIYPYEIPIGLTVGVIGSGVFLYLLVRRTKQYV
- a CDS encoding Uma2 family endonuclease, whose protein sequence is MSRPNEQHCYTLSEFFSLAGDERMELYEGTIVLMSPAPYEHEGVVANLIAEFRMALKGTPCLVFGSNLQVVFLFEDEQKGKQNVTVLPDLSVICDRTKLRQGRCYGAPDLVVEVLSPSTARNDRLLKRHYYEKAGVREYWLVDYQHKMMEKYGLHLKGFDLEDVYDISNPSAASTLFSKVKFLVNDAFSFLL
- the cysI gene encoding assimilatory sulfite reductase (NADPH) hemoprotein subunit, with the translated sequence MAKVILTAPDGPPSDVERIKRESRYLRGTLAETMEDPISAGIPGDDNRLMKFHGSYLQDDRDVRTERQKQKLEPAYQFMVRVRTPGGVATPEQWLVMDEIARKYANGTLKLTTRQAFQLHGILKWNMKKTMQAINHALMTTLAACGDVNRNVMCNPNPYQSEVHAEVYEWAKLLSDHLLPRTRAYYEIWLDDEKVAGTPPVDGEEEPIYGPTYLPRKFKIGIAVPPSNDVDVFSQDIGLIAIVEDGRLAGFNVAIGGGMGMTHGDKTTYPQLAKVIGFCRPDQVVEVAEKIMTVQRDYGNRSSRKNARFKYTIDRLGLETVKEEIERRLGWKLGEARPYHFEHNGDRYGWVEGVNGTWHFTLYVEGGRVKDYDDYKLMTGLREIAKVHTGDFRLTPNQNLVIANVTSEKKKEIEALIAEYGLTDGKRYTALRRNALACVALPTCGLAMAEAERYLPTLLDKIEEIVEENGLRDEEITIRMTGCPNGCARHVLAEIAFVGKAVGKYNMYLGAAFNGTRLGKLYRENIGEDEILRELRVLLSRYAKERLDGEHFGDFVIRAGIVKEVTDGTNFHD
- a CDS encoding ABC transporter ATP-binding protein, which translates into the protein MVEVKQLSKRYGGKTVVDQVSLSIPPRKLTSLIGPNGAGKSTLLSMMSRLIPKDSGEVRIEGKEISQYRTEELAKKISILKQTNHISARLTVKELVSFGRFPYSRGRLTRQDKDYVREAIRYMELDDLQDRYIDELSGGQRQRAYIAMVLAQDTDYIFLDEPLNNLDMKHSVQMMKVLRNLVDQLGKTVVTVMHDINFASCYSDYIVALKNGRVMCEGTVSDIMNRQVLRGVYDLDVRIQTVENKRICVYF